TTGAGCGCCTTCAGCGGGATGCCCGGCGCCGCCCAGGGCGTCGAGTAGCCGGGCGAAACCTGCCCGGCATTGGCGTAGCTGGTTTCCAGCGCGACGCCCGGCTGCCGCTCCAGGACGGTGACCCGCGCGCCGGCGCGTGCGAGGTAATACGCGGTGGTGGTGCCGATGACGCCGCCGCCCAAGACGACCACATGCATGGCCGATGCCCCTTGTTGTATAGTGAAAACGCGATTCTATATAGGGAACCGCAGGGTTTTTCGCTATATTCAACGGGCTGTGCAGTGGATTTGACTACGCCGTGCCGTCTTTATCGAACTGGAACAGAGAAGAATGCGCGCCCTCGACCGCACCGACTACAAGATCCTCGACGTCCTGCAGAAGGATGGCCGCATCGCCATTACCGAACTCGCCGGCAAGGTGAACCTGTCGGCGACACCGTGTGCCGAGCGCGTGCGCCGGCTGGAGCGGGAAGGCTACATCCTGGGCTACCACGCGCGGCTGAATCCGCGCGCGCTCGGCCGGGAGTTGCTGGTGTTCCTGGAGATCAAGCTTTCGGCGAAGTCCGGCGATGTCTTCGACAAGGTGCGCGCGGAATTGCTGAAGGTGCCCGAGGTGCTGGAATGCCATCTGGTGTCGGGCGAGTTCGACTACCTGGTCAAGGCCAGGCTG
This genomic interval from Bordetella genomosp. 8 contains the following:
- a CDS encoding winged helix-turn-helix transcriptional regulator yields the protein MRALDRTDYKILDVLQKDGRIAITELAGKVNLSATPCAERVRRLEREGYILGYHARLNPRALGRELLVFLEIKLSAKSGDVFDKVRAELLKVPEVLECHLVSGEFDYLVKARLTAMSAYRRLLGDLLKRLPASASSHSYVVMEEVKETLELVLP